The Microlunatus soli genome contains the following window.
CCGACTTCGACCCGACCACCGTCGAGGATCCGAGCGCGATGCCGCCGACCCTGCTGATCCATGACCGCCGGGACAAGGAGATCCCGTACGCCGAAGGGGAGCGATTGGCGGCTGCCTGGCCGGACGCCGAACTGATCAGCACCGAGGGTCTCGGACACCAGCGGATCCTGGCCGATCCGACCGTGATCGCTCGCGCCGTCGACTTCGCCACGGCATTGCGTGCCGGATGACCGAGTCGCAGGGTGGGTGCGGCCGCCGATCGATCACTCCGGCGTAGGATCACGCCGATGTCGGACTTCACCGGATTCAGCATCGCCGCGCTGGACTTCTACGACGACCTGGAGTTGGACAACAGCAAATCGTTCTGGAGCGCGCACAAAGCGACCTACGACGAACACGTCCGAGCCCCGATGCTGGCGCTGACCCAGGCGTTGGAGACCGAATTCGGGGCGGCCAAGATCTTTCGTCCCTACCGCGACGTGCGGTTCGCCAAGGACAAAACTCCGTACAAAACGCATCAGGGCGCTTTTGTGGCCACCGCCGAAGCGACCGGATGGTACGTCGAGCTCGGTGCAGCAGGCGTGCGGATCGCGGCCGGGTTCTACCACGCCGGACCACCGGCATTGGACCGGTATCGCCGCACGGTTGCCGACGACGTCCGTGGCCCCGAGTTGGAACGTCTGCTCGCCCGGCTGCGGCGGGCCGGCTGGGAGCTGGGAGGCGATCGACTGAAGACCTCTCCGCGGGGCTTCAGTGCCGACCATCCGCGTATCGAATTGCTCCGGCACCGGTCGCTGACATTGGGCAAGTCGTTCGGCTTCGAGCCGATCATTCACTCCGCCGAGCTCGCGACAGCGATCGGCAAGGAGTGGCGCAAAGCTCGACCGCTGGTCGAGTGGATCACCCGTTATGTGTCGGGCTGACCCATGACCAGTTAATGAAAGGCCCATGGATAATCCGTACGGCTTGACGACCGCCTTCAAAGCACGGTTGTCTGGATCCCTAGTTCGAGTAGCCGTCTCTTTACGGAGTTCCCCCATGGCCTTTCGTTCCCGTCAGTCGACCAAATTGGGCAAGACCGAGGAGCCTCCCGCTCCCGAGCCCGTAGCTCAGCCGCCCGCGGCGGCAGCAGAGTCGACACCAGCTCAACCCGCAGCTTCGGCCGAGCCGGTTGCGTCCGCTCAAACCGGAGAGTCGGCCCAGCCCGCGAAGCCGGCACCGGCTGCTCAGCCGTCATCGGCCCAGCCTTCATCATCGGCTCAGGCCGCGGCGGCTGCTCAACCTGCGGGAACGCCCACACCCGCTGCGGCCGGCACGCCGGCCCCGACGCAACCGGCACCGGCCAACGCTCAGCCGACTGCTCCGCAGGCCGCCAAACCGGGGACTCCCGCCCCGGCAGGCTCAGCATCGGTTGTCGCCGGGTTGGAGCAGAAGTGGCTGCAGACCCAGGCCTACTTCCTCGACGAGCCCCGCGAGGCCGTTCGTCGCTCCGACCAGGTGGTCGGCGACGTTCTGGAACATCTGACCAACGTGATCGCCGGCGGCCGGCAGGCGATCCGTGCTCGCTGGAACGACGCGGAGCTGGGCACCGACGAACTGCGTGCGGTGATGATGAACTACCGCGAGCTGATCCGGCATGTCATCGGCGCCGCGGAACTTCCGATCGACACCTCGCCGCCGAAGAACAGGCCGGCTGCAAAGCCGGCGTCGGCAGCCCCGTCCGGGCAGGCCCAGTCGTCCGGTCAGACCCAGTCGTCCGGTCAGACCCGGCCGCCCGGTCAGACGCCGGCGGGTCAGGCAGGCAGCCAGGCACCCGCACGGCCGGCCGCGACGGGTCAGGCCCCGGCAAGTCAGACCGCTACCGGGCAGGCGCCGGCGAGTCAGACCCCGACCGTAGGGACCAGGCCGACCGAGGCTCGGCCGGCGAACGGAAGTACCGCGCCGACATCGAGCAGCTGACGGTATCGAGCAGCTGACGGTGGCGAACGCCTGAGGCGGCACCTGAATCGAGCCGGCCGGACGATTGTCCGGGCCGGCTCGACTCGTCGGTCCT
Protein-coding sequences here:
- a CDS encoding DUF2461 domain-containing protein — encoded protein: MSDFTGFSIAALDFYDDLELDNSKSFWSAHKATYDEHVRAPMLALTQALETEFGAAKIFRPYRDVRFAKDKTPYKTHQGAFVATAEATGWYVELGAAGVRIAAGFYHAGPPALDRYRRTVADDVRGPELERLLARLRRAGWELGGDRLKTSPRGFSADHPRIELLRHRSLTLGKSFGFEPIIHSAELATAIGKEWRKARPLVEWITRYVSG